Part of the Desulfobacterales bacterium genome is shown below.
CAGTTCTCAAAACCCGGCCGCTGATTTTAAAATCAGCCCTCGAACAGTTCAGGATACAGTTTTTTTGAGCACTCCGGACAGATGCCATGGCTGAATGATGCTTCCGAGTGCCGGGTGACATATGTTTCGATGGGTTCATACTCCCCGTGCTCATTTCGAATTCTCTTGCAGGAGGCGCAGATGGGCAAAATGCCTTCCAATGCGGTTACCTCTTTTTTCAACTCGCTTGTCTGATAAGAGGTTCTGCTGAACAGATATACATAGACAATCAAAGCCAGTATTCTGATCAGGGAATTGGCGGCAGCCATGTGAAGCGACTGGGTTTCATGCCATGGAAAGTAAAAAGCGAGCCTTGCCAGAGGAAGCAATATGGCTAATGCATATGCGGTGGCGTTTTGATTGCTCCATGCTGCCATTGCCGCTGGAAGAATGTAAAGTATCGGAAATTGAACAGATTTGCCTGTGATGTAATCAATCACCAGAACAAGCGCTGCAACCCCTATGCAGTAAACAGCAGGTCGTTTGTTATACATCTGTGCTATGACACGGAGAGCCTCTTTCAAAGCCGTTCACTTTCCTGACGTCTTGTTTTTATCCCTTGATGACACCCATCGGAACCAGTTTGGCGACTTTTTTGCTGATGCCGGCGCCGTGCGCTACGTTTACCACGTCACTGACATCTTTGTAGGCATCGGCGATTTCTTCTGCCAGGGTGCCGAGGCTGGCGTTTCTTACGTAAATTCCCCGATTTTCCATTTCTCTGGCGATGGCTCTTCCCTTTGCTCTTTTTTTGGCCTGGTGCCGGCTCATTACTCTTCCGGCTCCATGGCAGGTGCTGCCGAAGGTTTCGTCCATGGCCCCCTGAGTTCCCACCAGCACATAGGAGCAGCGTTCCATGTCGCCGGGAATCAGGACGGGCTGGCCGGTGTTCTGGTAGGCGGCAGGGACCTTGGGGTGGCCGGGGGGAAATGCACGGGTGGCACCTTTCCGGTGCACGCAGACGGTTTGGTTTTTGCCGTTAACAACGTGGGATTCCATTTTGGCGATATTATGGCATACGTCATAAATCAGATCCAGGTGCAGTGCGGCCGGACCCATGTCTAAGACCCTTTCGAAGGTGTCCCTGACCCAGTGGGTGATCAGCTGCCGGTTGGTGAAGGCGAAGTTTGCGGCACAGGCCATGGCGGCCAGGTATCGTCTGCCTTCATCTGAACGGATCGGCGCACAGCACAACTGCTTGTCGGGCAGCTCAATGCCGTATTTTTCGGCTGCCCGGAGCATGACCCGGATATAATCATCGCAGACCTGATGTCCGAAGCCCCGCGAACCGGTATGGATAATTACCGTCACCTGGTTGCGTTTCAGACCCAGAGCGGATGCTATCGCTTCATCATAAATCTCGGCCACATATCCCACCTCGACAAAGTGATTGCCTGATCCCAGGGTTCCGAGCTGGTCTTTGCCCCGTTCATAGGCCTTCTGTGATATCAGCTCCGGGTCGGCGCCGGCAATGCAGCCGTTTTCTTCGATATAGTCCAGGTCCTCAAGGAGCCCGAATCCTTCCCGGATGGCCCATGCAGCGCCTTGTGTCAAAACTTTCTTATAATGAGCCGCATTGAGTTTGAAATCCTTCCGGCGGGACCCGATTCCGGAGGGAATATTGGAAAACAGGGCATCGACGATATCTTTGATTTTCGGTTCTATGTCGGATCGCTCCAGACCGGAGCGCAGCAGCCGGACCCCTCAATTGATATCGTAACCCACACCGCCCGGAGATACGATGCCCTCGTCCATATCAAAGGCCGCCACTCCGCCGATGGGAAAGCCATATCCCCAGTGGATGTCCGGCATGGCCAGGGAGTTTCCCACGATACCCGGCAGATGGGCCACATTTTTCACCTGCTGCAGGCTTTCTTCTTTCCGGATCTGATCCATCATTTTTTCGTCGACATAGATCATGCCGTCAGTGCGCATTTTTCCTTCTCTGGGGATACGCCACCGGTAGTCGTCTACCTTTTCAACCCTTACGGGAAAATCTTCTTTCATGATGTCCACTCCTTCAGGATCTCGGTGCAATTGAATAGGATAGGAATTTCCATTTTTTGATCGAGCCCTGGAGAATTTTATAAGAAAAAAAGTGCTTTGCTTTTTATCTTTTGCCTCAAACGAAGTGCTCCTCAAGCGATAGCGGTCCTCTGTCCGCCCGCAGGGCGTTCACAGGTCCAGGATGACTTTGGCCCACCACCTGCCGTTTTCATTCCGTACTTGAAGCTGGTGATAGGTCGCGGCCTTGATGGTTGTTTTGATGATATGGTAATCGTCGCGGAATGCTTCCCCCCTGACGGTACCCCTGAGGGACTTTTCCCCGAGTGTTGTGATGGTGAAATCGTGAAACAGAAGCCGTTCGACTTCGTGAAGATACAGCAGTTCATTGAGCCAGGCGACCAGCAGTTCTTCGTTACCTGCGCCATCAACCGTGATCTGGCGTTCTTCTGTCTGTTCAACCCGGTCGATGTCCGTAATGATATCGAACAGCGCCGTGGCCGCCTGGGCGTAAAGTGTTTTCAGATCATCCGCCCAAACGATCATACCGATATCCCCGGTATGATCCAGAAATTTATACCCCATGGTCACTGGCTCCAAAATGATGAAAAATAACCCCCTGACGTTGCTTAAACAAAATTTTTGCAACGCTGGGGTGAACGCTTAAGGCCGGTGGTTGAAGCTGCATAATCGGTATCTATAACTCGATAGTATGGGAATTTTCATTTTTTTGATTGAGTGTTTGATCATAACTTCGGCCAAGTTGACGCGTGCTCCGGAACTATGGACGAAGTTGTGAGCGAGTCTGAAAAAAAGGACTGAGTGCCTGAGGGGTAGGAGCTTTGCGCTCTTGTTTGAGGATGTTAGTAAGATAAAAGCTTCTTGTTTCTTATCTTTTGCCTCAAGCGAAGCGCTCCTCAAACGAAGTGGTCCTCAAGCGACAGCGGGCCTTAGTCCGCGCGTTAGCGCGTTAAGTTCACCTGTGTTCCGGATTTGGTGAAGATGTGAAACCGCGTGATGTTTCATGCTATCATAAAATCCGGGCAGGATAAAAGAATTATAATGTCACGGTAACGGGCAGACGATAGCCAGCAGCTATCAGCCGCCATTATTTTTTCCAGAATTCGGGAACCAGAAATATGATGACCGTATAGATTTCCAGCCTGCCCAGCAGCATGCACCAGATCAGAAGCCATTTTCCCATATCTGGGATCAGTGCGTAGTTGTCGATCGGGCCCACGAGACCGAAACCCGGTCCGATGTTGCCGAGGGATGCTGCAACTGCTCCGATGGATGTGATGAAATCCACCCCCATGCCGGCAAGCAGTACGGTCGAGAATGCAAACAGCGCCGTGTACAGCGCCAGAAATCCGATGACGCTTCTCATGATATCGTCGGGCACGGTTTTTCTGCCGATTTTTACATGGGCAACCGCATGGGGATGAATCATGTAAAACAGTTCCCGGTAGCAGTATTTGAAACAGAGCATGATCCGAAGGCATTTCATGCCGCCTCCGGTGGAGCCGGCCGATGCGCCGACGAACATGCACAGCAGCAGAATGAGCTGGGACATGGCCGGCCATTTTTCGTAATCGGCAGTGGCATAGCCCGTGGTGGTTAAAATGGAAACCACCTGAAAAACCCCGTACCGCAGCGCGTCACCGATTTTGTCATAAACCGGACCGTATATATTGACACTGACGATAAGGGTCAGGGTCAGAACCGATACCAGAAAAAACCGGCATTCGGAATTTTTCCAGAATGCCAGGGGGCGTCCGGTCAGAAACTGATAATGAAGGGAAAAATTGATTCCGGCAAGGATCATGAAAAGCACGATAACCATGTCGATATAGATGCTGTCGAAATAGGCGACGGAAGCGTTTTTGGTCGAAAATCCGCCGGTGGGCATGGTGG
Proteins encoded:
- a CDS encoding archease, which translates into the protein MGYKFLDHTGDIGMIVWADDLKTLYAQAATALFDIITDIDRVEQTEERQITVDGAGNEELLVAWLNELLYLHEVERLLFHDFTITTLGEKSLRGTVRGEAFRDDYHIIKTTIKAATYHQLQVRNENGRWWAKVILDL
- a CDS encoding TrkH family potassium uptake protein; protein product: MRWRYILKTVGILTFFLGLTLLLPIVTSLYYGDPSLPALLKSMSITIGAGLLLYGFFRNAGTEFISQREGIAIVAVGWISVGLFGALPFFLSEEIPGFTDAFFESVSGFTTTGSSVLMQIESVSRSVLMWRSFIQWLGGMGIIVLSIAILPFIGIGGMQLYKAEVPSPVPDKLKPRIRDTAIILWKVYALLSLLQLILLMAGGMDFYNALNHTFTTMPTGGFSTKNASVAYFDSIYIDMVIVLFMILAGINFSLHYQFLTGRPLAFWKNSECRFFLVSVLTLTLIVSVNIYGPVYDKIGDALRYGVFQVVSILTTTGYATADYEKWPAMSQLILLLCMFVGASAGSTGGGMKCLRIMLCFKYCYRELFYMIHPHAVAHVKIGRKTVPDDIMRSVIGFLALYTALFAFSTVLLAGMGVDFITSIGAVAASLGNIGPGFGLVGPIDNYALIPDMGKWLLIWCMLLGRLEIYTVIIFLVPEFWKK